From the Candidatus Cloacimonadaceae bacterium genome, the window GCAAATTTATGGGTGTCGTCATAGAGCTTTTGCTGGCTTTCCACGTTTGTATCGTAGGCGGCAAGATAGATTTTTTCGCTGTATGCACCGGAGACTGAGCTGTGATAGAAGATCGCCAGTTCAAAACGGTGTTTCTGCGCGAGGTTGATCATTGCTCTCGTTTCCTCTTCCGAGGCGGGATTGGGGCCTTTGTAATATGGACCGGTGATCAGGCTGGGGACGTCATTTGCCCAGAAGATGGGATAGTTTCGGTTCAGATCGACTCCGTCCGTGCGAAGGTCAAGCTTGCCGTTGTTGTCCGTATCGCGGTTGGTTTTGCGTTTGAAGCGATAACGCCCTTCGCTCACGATGCGGAAGCCTTCGGGATTGATCGTGGGTAGTATCCAAAAGTGAAATTCATCAAGGATGCGGGAAACCTTTTTATCCGTTGTTGCCTTTTCCGCCAGTTCTTTGGCATAGGAAAGCGCAAACTCCACGCCCAAAACCTCGTCCCCGTGGTGCTGTCCGATGATGAGCACCTTGCGTTTGCTCACCGGACGTCCGATTTCAAGCGCGTAGAGAGGGATCTGCTCTGTGGAGGAAAAACCAATGATGTGCAGCCGCACGAGGGCAGGGTTGTCACGTGCGATCTTCTTCAGTTCGTCAAAAAGCTGGTTCTCTTTCAGATACGCCTGCGGCAGGGGATAGATGTTCCCCGCGGTGACGGCACAGGCTCCGCCGATCAGGATTATAGCAAGAATCACAAGATTCATAATTCGACATTTCAGCATGAAGGTCAAAACAGCATAGCCGCATATTTCGTCAATCTTTTATCTCGCCATCAGCTTTTAGCGCGGTGGTAATGCCTTGTAAATAGATAAATCTACCGGTTTTATAGCCTATGCAAGCGAAATATCTTGACAGCGGCAGAGCTTTTATTGTGTATGAACTTTATAGAACGAAGCGATGAATATTGCAGAGCCATGTTCGTTTGCGGCTTTCCCATGCAGAATATATTAAACTGGAGCGTGAAAATGCAGCCTCGAGTATTATATGAGAAGTATTTGAAACACATGCTGGTCTTTAAGGAAGGACTGAAGTCATCCGGCAGGGATTATGAGACCAATCTCAGAAACCTCCTTGCTCTTTGCGGTGATCTGCTGGAAGCGGATTTTGTTCTCTACAACGCCTTGGTGGATGGCGAGATGCAGTGCCGCTGTGATTGGAATGCCCCGCCGGAAATGACACACTCTGAAAAGCGTGAACATCACCTCTGCCAGGCAACCATGCTTCAGCAACCAAACGAGAGCTACATAATCACCGATCTTCCGAGCTCCAAATACGCGGAAATCTCCAAATGCGTTAGACGCCATGGACTCAAATCCTACATCGGACACCCCATCTATATCGGCGACCATCCCATCGGAGTGCTCTGCGCCTTCTTTTCCCGGGAAAAAAGTTTCGACGAAGAAAACCTCGCCTTCATGGAGATCATCGCCAATTTTGTCAGCGCCGAGGAAGAATGCCAGCAAAAACATCTGCTGCATCTGCAAAGCGAAAGCGATTATCAAAAGCTCTATCAGATGCTGCGACCGATGTGCGATAATTCTCCGGACATGATCTGGGCAAAAGACACCCAAAACCACTACCTCTTTACCAACGAAGTCTTCTGCCGCAAAGTGCTGAACGCCAAGGACACGGACGAACCGATCGGTAAGACGGATATGTTCTTTGCCCAAAGGCAGAGAGACCTGCATCCCGATGATCCAAACTGGCACACCTTTGGAGAAATCTGCCGTGATTCGGACACCATCGTGATCGAAACCCAGCAACCACATCGCTTTGACGAATATGGCAACATCTGCGGGAACTTCCTGCGCCTCGACGTGCGCAAGACTCCTTTTTACGATCCTGACGGCAGATTCATCGGCACCGTGGGCAGCGCCAGAGACGTCACCATCGAAAAAGAGATCGAGGACGCGATCAGGGACAGCCGTGAACGCTATCAGGCAATTTTGGATTCAAATCCCGATCTGATGTTTCTCTACGACGAAAACGGCATTTATCTCGATTGTCGCGTGGTGGACGAAGCCATGATGGTGGCAAAGCCGGAGGACATGTTGGGAAAAAGTGTCTATGACATGCTGCCAAAACATCTTGCCGACGAGACACTCACAGCGATCCACCATGTGCGGGATACGGGAAACATCTACGTCCACGAGTATAGCCTCGAGCTTGGTCAGCTCCGCTATTTCGATTCCCGTTTCGTGCCCTGCGGAAACGACCGCTATCTTTCCATCATCCGTGATATCACCGACCGAAGACTGGCGGAAATCAGGCACCACGAAATCGAAAAGAAGTATCGCCAGATCTTCGAAACCGCCAATGAGGGTATTCTGACAATGGATCATGAGCACCGGATCGTGGAAACGAACCAGAAGTTCTGCGAAATGCTCGGCTACTGTAATGAGGAATTGATTGGCAAACTCCCATCCTATTTTCTCTTTGAAGACGATCTCCCGGATCACTATAAACGGCTCAAAGAACGCAAGATCGGCAAAAACGACGTCTATGAACGCCGCTCCCGCAAAAAGGACGGATCTGCTCTTTGGACGATAATCTCCGCCACGTCGATCCTGGACGAAGCCGGTAACTTTGTCGGTTCCTTTGCCATGATGCAGGATATCACTGCCCGGAGAGTGATTGAGCAAAAAATGTCCGATTCCCTCGCCCGCTACGCTTTGCAGCGCAATAGCATGACCCATATCTCAGTTTCCCAGAGTGTCCCCCTCGGCAATGTCGAATCCCTCGTCCATGAGATTACTACTATGGCTGCAAATGTGATGGAAGTCGAACGTGTGAGCGTTTGGCTCTTCGACGAAAGCCAGCCGCTGCTCAATTGCATCGATCTCTATGAATCCACTCCCAAGCGACACAGCTCCGGCTTCATCCTCCTCGAAAGCGAATACCGGTCTGAATTTGCCTTCCTCAAAAGAGATAAATGGATGGATGCCGACGATCCCTATACAGATCCCCGCACCAAGGGATACGTCGAGACATATCTGAAGCCAAACAACATCAGATCCATGCTGGATATCGTTATCCGCTCCTCCGGCAAGGACTATGGTGCGATCTGTTTCGAGCACGTCAACCAAGCACATCACTGGGAAGTGGATGAAATCTCCTTTGCCTTCCAATTGGCGGATCAGATCGCACTCAGCATCGCCAGCCGCGAACGCCTCAAAGCGGAAAGCGCCCTGAGGGACAGCGAGGAACGCTATCGCCTGCTTCTGGACATGGCGCCCATCGGTATTGGCCTGTTCAGCGACGAAAAGATAATGTTCATCAATCCAGAAGGCGCGCGCATTATCGGAGAAAAGAACCCCGAAATATTGATCGGAAATCCGATCAGAGATTTCATCCACGAACTCAGTATCGAGGACGCTTTTATCGATCTTGCCAAATTGATCCCCGGCGAAAAGGACCTCATTCCCGCCGAGTACTTTTTCAAAAGAAAAGACGGCTCTCCCGCTCCCGTGGAAGTGACCGCCACAATCCTGAACTATCGCGACAAACCTTCCATCCAGATCATCTTTTCGGATATCTCCGAACGCAAGAAAGCCGAGCAACACATCCGCCGAAACATCGAACGCCTCACCAGCATTGCCAATATTCTTCAATACAAGACGGAAAGCGTGCAGGGTTTTCTCGATTTTGCCCTCAGCGAAGCAGTGCGCCTGTCAGAAAGCAAACTTGGCTACATCATGAGCAGCACCCCGGACGCGGACGGCAACTACATCATCAACAGCCTTTACCGGCATGGGGAACATAGCCCAGATAACCAGGAAGAAAAGATCAGATTACAGGAAAATGGCATCTCGATGCACACGATCAGAGATGCCAAGCCAATGATCATCAACGATTTAAAGACCTCCAGTTTCTATGGAAATGGTGTTCCCGATTGGCACGATACCATCAATAATCTTATCAGTATCCCCATCATCTATGATGCCAAAGTGATGGCGGTGATCGCACTTGCCAATAAACCCCGCGACTATTCGGACACGGACGTCCTGCAGGTGACCCTGCTCATGGATTCCGTCTGGAAAATGGTGGAAAACCGCAAAAGCGACGAACATATCCTCAAGCTCTCAAGGGCGGTGGAACAAAGCCCCGTCTCCATCATGATCACGGGCATTTGCGGTAACATCGAATATGTGAACGATTTCTTTTGCCGCATTACAGGCTATTCCGCTAATGAGGTTTTGGGCAAGAATCCCAGATTCCTAAAATCAGGAGAGACGCCCGACGAAGTCTATGCCAAGCTCTGGAACACGATCAGCTCCGGAGACACCTGGAATGGAGAATTTCACAACCGCAAAGCCAACGGAGATATGTATTGGGAAAGCGCCTCCATCACTCCCGTGACGGACAAAGAAGGCAGGATCATCAATTACCTCGGCGTCAAGGAAGACATCACCCTCAAAAAACTTATGACCGCCGAACTGATCCAGGCTCGCGACAAAGCGGAAGAGATGAATCGCCTCAAATCAAGCTTTTTGGCAAATATGAGCCACGAACTGCGCACTCCGTTAGTCGGCATCCTCGGCTATTCCGAATTGCTCTCAAACATGATCTCGGATTCCGAACAACAGGACATGGCGCAAACCATCAACAGCTCAGGGAAACGCCTTTTGAACACGCTGAACCTCATCCTCGATCTTTCGCGCATCGAAGCCAACCGTCAGGACATCCACATGAGCTGTTTCGATCTGAACACTTTCGTCAACGATAAGGCGAATCTCTTCAAAGCCGCAGCCCTGCGCAAGGGTTTGGAGCTCAAATTGCACCCTCTCGAAGAAGCTTTGAACCTGGTCAGCGATCCGCACTTGCTTGAACATGTGATCAACGACCTGATCAACAACGCGATCAAATTCACCAATCGCGGCAGCGTCAGTATCTATGTCGATATCGTTCAGGAGATCGACGGCTGCAAAGCCCAGATCCGCATTGTCGATACCGGCATCGGCATCCCGAGTGACCGTCTTGAAACCATCTTCGACGGCTTCCGCCAAGTCAGCGAAGGCTATGACCGCACATTCACCGGTACCGGTTTGGGGCTGACTATTTCCAAAAGATACACCGAACTTTTGGGCGGCAGCATCAGTGTGGAAAGTGAGATCGGCATCGGCAGCACCTTCACGATTTCCTTTCCGGAAAAGTATCTGAATCCACTGAGCTACGATCTGCCGGAAAAAACCGATTATCCGGAAGCCAACTCCGCGGAAAAAACCCGAAATAAAAAAGTGAAACCAAGGATCCTCCTCATCGACAATGACAGCATCAGTTGCCAACTCATTGAAAAGTTCCTGCTCTTAACCGCCAAACTCGATTTTGCCACCAACAGCGAAGCCGGACTACGCATTGCAAGCGAATATCACTATCCCGTCATCATGCTGGACATCAACCTCGGCAATGAAGAATATGGACTGGAACTTGTGGATCAGATCCGCCGATTGGAGCTGCACAAAACCACTCCCATCATCGCAGTCACCGCCTATTCCATGGTCGGAGACCGTGAAAGATTCATTGCCCACGGCTGCTCGCACTATCTATCCAAACCCTTTACCAGAGAAGAATTGCTGGAGATGTTGGGGCAACTGCTATAGTTTCTTGGCTATGTTTCGCTCTTGAACTCAACCACAAATGGTGAGCTACCCATTGGGAAGCCGAACTCCGATTCGGCTGTGGGTGATTTGTATGAAGATAGTGGTTAAAGATGAGAAACCGAGGTTTTGTTCACTGCAGAGATTCAGAGAAATCAGAGAAGAGCGGCAGAAAAGAGGGATTTATAGTTTTTCTATTGATCTGAGATAAAATCGTGGCTGCTGTCGCCGACGGGGACGTCGGCGTTCCATGAGGAGGCGTTCCATTTGATTATGGAATTACCGACGTCCCCGTCGGTTTTTCCCGCAGGATCGGTTACAGATTTGCGAAAGGACTACAGGTTGCGAATCGGTCAGGTTGATCGCTATTATCGCCGACGGGGACGTCGGCGTTCCATGAGGAGGCGTTCTCCGACAGGTTCGCTGAAAGTTCTTTTTTCTTTCCAATGCAACATTCATTCACTTTCGACAAACTTGAGGAAATGCTCATAGATTTCCATCGGCAGGCGTTTTGCCTTACCGCCACTGGCGAAGACGCCGATCATGTTTGCTTCGAAGCATAGCTCTCCCGCGGAATTAAATATCTGCTGTACCCAGAAGCCTTTGAGCCGGTTCGTTTTGTGAAACCAGCTTTTTACCGTGACGGTGTCCTCGAGGTCGATAGCTTTGAGATAGTCCAGCTCGAAACGCAGGATAAATATCTGCAGATCGAGCTTTTGCATACGGGAAATAGACATATCCATTGCGATCAACGCTTCGGCGCGCGCAGCTTCCAAAAGCTGCAAATAGCTGGCGTTATTGAGGTGGCCATAGACGTCGCAGTCATAGCCGAAGATCCTTTTTTTAAATTCAAAGATCATGCAAAGCTCCTTGGAAATGAGCCATCGGCATTTTGTGCTTGACCGATTGTCAAGATCAAATTAAGATGGCTTAAATACTCTTTTGGATGAGGATTTATATGTCCAAGAAAAATGTCAACCCCAAAATGTCACACCCTGCCCCAAAGGGCAAACAGGTCGCTGCCGGCATGGGCTCGCATAGACTGACCGGTGGTTTCGAGATGAACAAATATCTGCCGTTGATCCTGATTTTGAGCTTGTTCGTTCTGCTCAGCGCGATCTATTTTCCCGTTGCTTACAAAGGCGAGGCTCCTCTGGCGGAAGACATCACTCAATGGGAAGGCGCGGCAAAAAAGATCATCGATTACAACCGCGAACACAGCGACCGGGCTTTGTGGACGCAGAGTATGTTTTCCGGCATGCCGGCATATATGATCAGCTTTCCCAATCGTTTTCCCTTCCTCGAAAGCCTGACTCGCATGACGGATAAGGTGATCAACTGGCGCATCTTTATGCTGTTTTTGGGAGGACTTGGCATCTTTTTCCTGCTGCGGCATCTGAAAATGGATTGGCTGATCTGCTTTGCGGGAGCGGTAGCGTTCATCTTTTCCTGTCATTGGGTGGGGCTGCTGGACATCGGTCACAACACCAAATTCCGCGCCATCATGTATATCCCCTGGGTGATCTGGGCGCTGATCTATCTGAAGAGCAAGCCGGGACTGCTGGGATTCGGCTTTCTGGCGACGATGCTGATCGTGCAGCTTCGGGAAAATCATCCTCAGATCAGCTATTATCTCTATCTTTTCATCGGCATGTATTGGGTCTATACGCTGATCGAAACGCTTAAAAGCAAGCAGTGGAAGGATTTTGCCATCTTCACAGCATTGACCGCAGGCGCTTTTGGATTGACTCTGCTGGCGGTGATGAATCCCTATCTTTCCACGATGGAATATAGCCACTATACCATGCGTGGCGGTGCTTCCGGACTGGAAACGAGCTATGCGCAGGGCTGGAGTTTCCATCCTTGGGAGATCATTGGCTTGATCGTGCCGGATTTCTTTGGCGGGATCAATCAAAACTATTGGGGCTGGATGCCGTTTACGCAGATCTATAACTATTTCGGCATCGTGGTATTGGCTTTCGGAGCCCTTGCTCTGAGCGGCAAACACCGCCGCCTGGCGCTCTTTTTGTGGATATCCTCGACGATCTTTACTCTGATGTCCTTTGGCCAGTTTTCACCAATGCTTTCCGATCTGCTGCTCAAATATCTGCCTTATTTCAACAAGTTCCGCGTTCCTTCGATGATCCTGACCATGGTGCAGATCAATTTCGTGCTCTTGGCGGGCTTGGGACTGGATACCGTCATTCAGAAAAGCAAGGATGGCAGCGCGGCATATTCCAAAGGACTGTTCAAAGCTTTCTGGATCAGCGGCGCGGTCTTTATCATCTGGCTCGCGCTGGCAAAGACCTTCTTTTGGGGACTGCAATTTACCAATGCCGGAGAATTGGCACAGCTCGAAAGCCGCAACCTGATGAACCGCCTGCCGGAGCTCAAGGCTTTGCGCCTGGATGCGCTCTACAAAAGCGGTCTGCTCAGTTTTCTGTTCCTCACGGTTTCACTCGGGCTGGCATATCTGCACAGCGTGAAAAAGATGTCCAAAGCCTTCTTCCTTCTGCTGATCACGATGATCATCTTCATCGATCTATGGCTCTACACCGGCAAGCATCTCAAGGATATCCATCCCGCGCAGAAACACCGCAACCGCTTTGTCGAACAGGATTTCGACGCCTTCCTCAGGCAGGACGAAAGCAACTTCCGCATCTATCCTTTCAACGTCGGGCAAGTGCGTCCCGCCGGCGAATGGGCATATCATCATCAGAGCATCGATGGTTATTCCGCAGCCAAGCTGAAGCGCTATGACGACCTGTTGAAGGTCATTCAGGGGGATTCCAAAACCGGTAGCGATGGTGAATGGATCCGCTATCTGAGAGGAGTCTTCGAGGGGCGTGGAAAGGAAACTCCGACACCCGTGCTGGACATGCTTTCCACCAAATATATCGTCTTCCCGGATTCGATTCCATATGTGGCTTTTTTGAACCAGATTGATCACGCTTTCGCAAGCCAGACGGGACTTTATATCTATAAAAACAAAACCGCTCTTCCCAGAGCTTGGTTTGTGAGCGGTGTGCAAAAAGTCGCACCCGCGGATTCCATCCTGTCACTGATGAGTATTGCCACTTTCGATCCGCGCCGCGTGGCATACGTGGAAGAAGAGATCGGTGGGGTTCAGGCTCCCGATTCCGCTTCCGTAGTGCAAACCAAAGCAGAAATGCACGAACTCGCCTATGAGGTGAGCACGGACAAAGACGCCTTCCTCGTTTTGAGCGAGATCTATTATCCAGCGGGCTGGAAAGCATATCTTGGCGAAACCGAGATTCCCATCCACGCTGCCAACTACGCCCTACGCGGATTGAAGATTCCCGCAGGAAAACATCAGCTTCGCCTGGTCTTTGCTCCGGATTCCT encodes:
- a CDS encoding thioesterase family protein; the protein is MIFEFKKRIFGYDCDVYGHLNNASYLQLLEAARAEALIAMDMSISRMQKLDLQIFILRFELDYLKAIDLEDTVTVKSWFHKTNRLKGFWVQQIFNSAGELCFEANMIGVFASGGKAKRLPMEIYEHFLKFVESE
- a CDS encoding YfhO family protein; amino-acid sequence: MSKKNVNPKMSHPAPKGKQVAAGMGSHRLTGGFEMNKYLPLILILSLFVLLSAIYFPVAYKGEAPLAEDITQWEGAAKKIIDYNREHSDRALWTQSMFSGMPAYMISFPNRFPFLESLTRMTDKVINWRIFMLFLGGLGIFFLLRHLKMDWLICFAGAVAFIFSCHWVGLLDIGHNTKFRAIMYIPWVIWALIYLKSKPGLLGFGFLATMLIVQLRENHPQISYYLYLFIGMYWVYTLIETLKSKQWKDFAIFTALTAGAFGLTLLAVMNPYLSTMEYSHYTMRGGASGLETSYAQGWSFHPWEIIGLIVPDFFGGINQNYWGWMPFTQIYNYFGIVVLAFGALALSGKHRRLALFLWISSTIFTLMSFGQFSPMLSDLLLKYLPYFNKFRVPSMILTMVQINFVLLAGLGLDTVIQKSKDGSAAYSKGLFKAFWISGAVFIIWLALAKTFFWGLQFTNAGELAQLESRNLMNRLPELKALRLDALYKSGLLSFLFLTVSLGLAYLHSVKKMSKAFFLLLITMIIFIDLWLYTGKHLKDIHPAQKHRNRFVEQDFDAFLRQDESNFRIYPFNVGQVRPAGEWAYHHQSIDGYSAAKLKRYDDLLKVIQGDSKTGSDGEWIRYLRGVFEGRGKETPTPVLDMLSTKYIVFPDSIPYVAFLNQIDHAFASQTGLYIYKNKTALPRAWFVSGVQKVAPADSILSLMSIATFDPRRVAYVEEEIGGVQAPDSASVVQTKAEMHELAYEVSTDKDAFLVLSEIYYPAGWKAYLGETEIPIHAANYALRGLKIPAGKHQLRLVFAPDSYKQGVRLSFAGLILSLLALLGGLGWSYFKSKRIISSRINP
- a CDS encoding PAS domain S-box protein, with the translated sequence MNFIERSDEYCRAMFVCGFPMQNILNWSVKMQPRVLYEKYLKHMLVFKEGLKSSGRDYETNLRNLLALCGDLLEADFVLYNALVDGEMQCRCDWNAPPEMTHSEKREHHLCQATMLQQPNESYIITDLPSSKYAEISKCVRRHGLKSYIGHPIYIGDHPIGVLCAFFSREKSFDEENLAFMEIIANFVSAEEECQQKHLLHLQSESDYQKLYQMLRPMCDNSPDMIWAKDTQNHYLFTNEVFCRKVLNAKDTDEPIGKTDMFFAQRQRDLHPDDPNWHTFGEICRDSDTIVIETQQPHRFDEYGNICGNFLRLDVRKTPFYDPDGRFIGTVGSARDVTIEKEIEDAIRDSRERYQAILDSNPDLMFLYDENGIYLDCRVVDEAMMVAKPEDMLGKSVYDMLPKHLADETLTAIHHVRDTGNIYVHEYSLELGQLRYFDSRFVPCGNDRYLSIIRDITDRRLAEIRHHEIEKKYRQIFETANEGILTMDHEHRIVETNQKFCEMLGYCNEELIGKLPSYFLFEDDLPDHYKRLKERKIGKNDVYERRSRKKDGSALWTIISATSILDEAGNFVGSFAMMQDITARRVIEQKMSDSLARYALQRNSMTHISVSQSVPLGNVESLVHEITTMAANVMEVERVSVWLFDESQPLLNCIDLYESTPKRHSSGFILLESEYRSEFAFLKRDKWMDADDPYTDPRTKGYVETYLKPNNIRSMLDIVIRSSGKDYGAICFEHVNQAHHWEVDEISFAFQLADQIALSIASRERLKAESALRDSEERYRLLLDMAPIGIGLFSDEKIMFINPEGARIIGEKNPEILIGNPIRDFIHELSIEDAFIDLAKLIPGEKDLIPAEYFFKRKDGSPAPVEVTATILNYRDKPSIQIIFSDISERKKAEQHIRRNIERLTSIANILQYKTESVQGFLDFALSEAVRLSESKLGYIMSSTPDADGNYIINSLYRHGEHSPDNQEEKIRLQENGISMHTIRDAKPMIINDLKTSSFYGNGVPDWHDTINNLISIPIIYDAKVMAVIALANKPRDYSDTDVLQVTLLMDSVWKMVENRKSDEHILKLSRAVEQSPVSIMITGICGNIEYVNDFFCRITGYSANEVLGKNPRFLKSGETPDEVYAKLWNTISSGDTWNGEFHNRKANGDMYWESASITPVTDKEGRIINYLGVKEDITLKKLMTAELIQARDKAEEMNRLKSSFLANMSHELRTPLVGILGYSELLSNMISDSEQQDMAQTINSSGKRLLNTLNLILDLSRIEANRQDIHMSCFDLNTFVNDKANLFKAAALRKGLELKLHPLEEALNLVSDPHLLEHVINDLINNAIKFTNRGSVSIYVDIVQEIDGCKAQIRIVDTGIGIPSDRLETIFDGFRQVSEGYDRTFTGTGLGLTISKRYTELLGGSISVESEIGIGSTFTISFPEKYLNPLSYDLPEKTDYPEANSAEKTRNKKVKPRILLIDNDSISCQLIEKFLLLTAKLDFATNSEAGLRIASEYHYPVIMLDINLGNEEYGLELVDQIRRLELHKTTPIIAVTAYSMVGDRERFIAHGCSHYLSKPFTREELLEMLGQLL
- a CDS encoding M14 family metallopeptidase, whose translation is MLKCRIMNLVILAIILIGGACAVTAGNIYPLPQAYLKENQLFDELKKIARDNPALVRLHIIGFSSTEQIPLYALEIGRPVSKRKVLIIGQHHGDEVLGVEFALSYAKELAEKATTDKKVSRILDEFHFWILPTINPEGFRIVSEGRYRFKRKTNRDTDNNGKLDLRTDGVDLNRNYPIFWANDVPSLITGPYYKGPNPASEEETRAMINLAQKHRFELAIFYHSSVSGAYSEKIYLAAYDTNVESQQKLYDDTHKFAQAYANRLRRDYRRGHYEVPNGNSSRVGNARNYFFHVHQSKAFLVEIGGINKKGISVIHPPADKMIKIVDMHLKALNKTLYESIESEEKKP